AGTGCCTcattaatgtttaattctgtTCCTATTGATCTGGTCTTAATAAAGAGGCCTTAGTGAAATGCTGTTGTCATCATACCAAAGGGCAAATTTTGGTTTGTGGGTAGATGCTCTATTAAccttgggttgtttttttttttttaatagccaGATGGAAACGCTGTGAAAAAACAGTCCACTTGgtaattgtcattattatttaatgttgcagTTTGATTAAACTGATCCTTTAAAGACCGTTTTTTACTTTCCACCATGAAATACCGTCTGTATAGagtcatttgtttattagtgtttggactgtttctACATAATTTGTCAAACCAATGCAGTCCTGAGCTATTTATAGTTTGCtgaactgcagtttgtttaaACACTGCGCCCAGATTGATGACCCCTGATGATTAACTGATACATCATCCATGTCAGAGATGGTGGTAGATCTGTCCTCATGACTCTGATGTATTGCATTATATCTTCTCTCTCAGGTACAACAAGACAACCCAGAGAGGGGGAAATCTCAGGGGTAGACTACAACTTTGTGTCCATTGAGGAGTTTTTCTCCTTGGAGGAGTCGGGAGCGTTGCTGGAGAGTGGAAAGTTCAAAGGTGAGTTGGAACTACAGACAAATATTTCAGCGAACTGTCTGGGCATTTTAGTTTAACACAGTTTTCATCAAAGGCTGCTGGATGGTGATTCATCCCGCAGtgtaaactgtaaattattCCACAGCTTATAAGACAGTTTCTTTCCTTGATTATTTACTCAAACCTCTGTATTTCAATACTGGAAAATTATATAAACATCTAGCCGAATAATTAGTTACAATTGAAAAAACGTAGCTTAAGTTGTTCTGTACAAAATTAAATTTCTGATGCATATTTGACATATAACTTCACAATAAACATGTCTGGTAAATACATCTTGCTGAGTTAGATCAGAAGATCTCATTTCCTGTGCAGTTAGAGCAAGTGGATGGTTAACtaagcttagcataaagactggaaaccaTCTTTAATATACAGTTTATGCTGGAAACAAGGTGAACCAGCCAGCCTGGTAATGTCTGACATTAACAAAATCCACCTACcagcactttttaaacttgatGATTAACAGCATATCACATCTGGTTTGTTTCATACTGACAAAAGTTtatgtgcaaaaatgacattttgtggCTCTACAGGAGTACATGTTCTACTTCTTGACAAGGATGAACACATGCAATACCTGCAACTTGTCGTTTTTACTTTATAAAATGCTTCTCCTCAGATTAAACAAATAAGATATATCATGTCTGTGGAGATTCTCTGCCATCCAGGTGATGGTATTCTGAAGAGCTTCAGTGGAAAGCAACTGGGCTTTTCtgtttggttcttgaagatgtatCGTCTTCATCCAGGAGGCTAATTCAGTTCTGAGGATTGATAcctgaactgaagaagccttGAAGTTTAGGTGATAAACACGTTAATTAGAAGCTTTGGAGGTGCTGGTGGGCTGATTAgttactttagtttttttttttttttttgcccagaGACAGACTGGCTGTTTTTCCCTGTATCCAGGCTGTACCCTAACTAGGCTAAATGTCTCTTGACCGTAGTTTAATATTTATCTATGAGAATGGTATCAGTCCTATTATTTAGGTGTAGGGTTTTAACCCTCACTCCACCATCATTTCCTTCCTGACCTCTAGATATAGTAAGTTTTCATTGCAGacggggtttttttttttggaggataGTGGTCATGTTCATTGTAAATAGCACAGAAATGAATTTACTGGTATGAGGCGTATCCATTAGGTTGAACGAGTAATGGACTTGATTTAGCAATGAATATCAATGATTTTAAATCCTCTGACCTCGATTTGTGATAAATTATGTACATATTATCTAATACAACGACAAAATAACTAACCAGCAGCTAAAAGAATGTACAAAAAAGTATCATTATCTACCTTGAAGGCTAACTAGCTGATTTTTTGTCACACTAATAGCGCGATCCAgcattagcttgctgtagcactagctaggTATAAGCTAGCTAGCTACTGTTAGCTACTCATTACTGCTGATTGGTGATTTGGCTATTTATGTCAGGAATTTAAATATCAATATAAATACAGTTATAACTTTTTATGGTTGGCCCATTATTTCTAAATGAATTGGTAATAGTGGAACCATTTcaaaaaattgtatttgtatgtgttAACATTTATGTTGCAGTTTTAGTCTGTTATTATTTATGTTCTTCATTTGTTGacttaaatgtgctttttgtttaCCTATTGTATGAAAATtcaatatatgtatatatttaaaagaatGCAGACATTGCTATTAGTGGGCAGCCCTATCCCAGTTTACCCTAATATAGAACATTTCCGTGGTATAATGTTTACCAGGACGAGACCaatgtttcacattttggaaaCATAATTTCTGCTAATTCAgattttcatcatttccacGCCACTCTATCTCCATATTTTCTTCTTGCTGTGATTGAGAGACCCCTCGCAGCACAAATGACCTACAGTGCATTTAACACTGAGACAGAAAGCGTTGTCACCCCCTGCTGTTCCTCACTGTGCTCCCTACCCACTAAACATGTATAGACAGTTTTTATTGTAATGAATGAGgttgacatatttaataaaagGGGGGCAGGCAGCTCGAAAGCCATTTCTTGGTGCATATTAATGACATATCAGGTGTTTCTCAGCTTGCATCTACCCCACAGACTCCTCCTGCAAGGGTCAGAGTGCTGCTTCTGATTAAAAAGTCCCCATACATTAGCATCTATAATTTATAAAGGTTTAATGGGAGCAGTAAATGTCATCCTCACCTAACTTATATGTGACATTGACGGACACATTGCTACGGCGAAGCAATCAGGAATATCAGCAACATTGTGTGTGCAGTAGCCTGCAGAGACCACAGTAAATGGTGACGGCTGGTGACCTTGCTGTTGAGTTCACTAATCTAATGTTTCCCTCAACCCATTTGGATCTCCATGAGCCAAATGGAGGAGTGGAGgtaatttcatttattctttaGCAGCTGGAGCAGATGGCTAGAAATAAGAATATTGAACAAACGCAGAATATGATCTCAGGGGATACATAatgcaaaatcacacaaacatatGTGCATTATATGTACATAATCACATGATCCTGCTCTGCTACTATATATCCTAATACGAAAAATTTTATTTACCCCATGAATTCATATCAGATTGGATCTCATAACATGTTAAAGCTGACCTTTAGGTTTATGCCAGTAGGTCTGATTTGCAGTCAGGACATTTCTATTTGACCAAATGTATGTGCATTAtattcagtgtgttttattttacagcttgATGTGTTCATTGCATCTCCATTTGTAAAGGCAAGACGCCTTTCTCCTGCCCTTCTCTGCCTCAGGGAATTACTACGGCACACCGCGGCCCGTTCACATCAGTGCAGAGAGCCCCCCCATCACGTACCAGGAACACCGCAACCTGCTCAGAAACTTCCGCACACGCAGCAAATCGCTCAGCAACCTGGAGAAGACTGCAGAGGACGGCATAAACGGCGAGGACGACTCAGGCCTGTCAGGTAGGTGTCACTAGACTAAACAATGTGATGTGGCGTCATAAGAGGAGTGTTGCAAAGTTATGTGAGTTCTTTTTATAGTTCAAAAGCATATCAGCAGTAGATAACCTATCTGCTACAGTATCCAGCAGCTAAACGCTGCAACGTCCCTCTATCTATAGCTCAGGTTTCTGATGCCCAAATTAATCAATCATTAGCACGATTAGTATGCTGTAAACTCTCAGTGGGGCTGTGGCCTCATTGACTGCTGGATCACCTCCAAAAGAAGGTCAGGATGCCTTAGGTCGAGCAGGCGAAGAGGTAAGCAGATAGGCAAGTGGGCACACAGAGAGGTGAAGGCAACAAAACTGGGACGTCTTGTGACATGAACTGTATGAATAAAATCATCAGGCTCCTGTAAAACTGGAACATACGGTggttatagattttttttcccaataaaGCAAACTTCTTTATTTTAGATGTGATTGATGACTCTTGTGCCAGACACTGTTTATTGTGCTAAACAGAAGGCTTAAAGGTCTCATTAATCACCACTGAGAAAACATATACTCAAAGTTTTTAAAGTTAAAGCACTCGTTCTGAAGGAAAATGCTTTCTGTGACTGATGCATGAATATATATGATGTTATTAGATTCTTTAAAATTGATGCATTGACTTGTAAGCGTTTTTTTATCCCAAGGTGGAGCCAGTTTTAACGGCATTAGATTAGATACAGTTAGACAATTTAGCAAAGCAGTCCCCAAACTACGGGTCAATTCCCCTCCAAAGGTGTGGTCTGAATGGTCATGATTAATGAGGTGAGAAGAAGGCAACCACTTGTTTGGTCTCCTTTGTGGTGCAGTGAATCAAATCCCCTGGACATTCAGCTTAAGACATGATTAATGGGAATACAAAGTGCATATTCATTTTGTGGACTTTTCTGTAATCTTTGCATTGTTGCGTGATATTAAGATATTTTCCCTCTATAGgtctagaatagttatttaaaCCCTCTGAGGAGTTCACAGAGGACATGTAAAATTGATCGACTGATATTCTAGACCTACGAAACATGACAACTGTTTTGTATAAATGATCACAAACTAGAAAGATTAATATGGAGGGGAGAAACAacttttttcactgaaatgtgATGGAGTAGAAGTATAATGTAGCATAGAATGGAAATAGTCAATTGAAATACAAGTGCCTTGAAATTGTATTTAAGTACAGCACTTGAGGAAATAGACCTTGACAGGCAGATCTGGAGAAGCGGTGAAGTGATGTTAAGAAGAAGCTTGTACATAAGACCTGAACAGAAGGCAAATATGAGATTAGGTGGTAAAGGGAGAAGGAGCAGCAACACAGGGTGCTGGTGGTAGCAGGTAGGGAGGCTGAGTGTTAGGACAGGTGGAGGCAGGGAGCCAGAATGGTACAGAAGATAAGATAGAGGCGGACAGAGTGGGAGGTAAGAAATGCAGGCAGGCACCGATCCAGATAGTTGGAAACGTGCTCCAAACAGTAAGGTAGGGCAGCAGGCAGCCGGGACTGGAGGGAGGCGAGTGCAGAATGCAAACAGGATGGAGTTTGAGAGAGTCATCCAACACCCTGACCTCTGCTGAGTCATCTTTTGAAGTGATGCCGTGTGGGTGGATGGGTTCGGCAGCACTTGTCGTTTGCAGCAGGACTCAGGACACCCGGCGTCATGTCCGGCGTCTGTCAGATGCACGCTGGAGCTCAGAGCTGAAGGACAGCTACAAGGACAGCTAGGGAGAAAAAAAGGgcttatttttcttctgctggTAGTGTGGCATGCATGGTCACACACTCTTCCTCCTTAGAGGGAGGACAAAGACGGCTGAGAAGCTGACCTCAggtctttctctctgacaaCGCCCGATGGAATTGACAGCAAAAGGTCATTACAGATTGCAGGAGCAACTTTTCACTTACTGCATCTGTTAAATAATAtataacttttgtttttttttaacaacctTTCTTCTACTGTCATTACAGGAGGCTCTGCaggtgtcagcagcagcatccctcTTGGCCACCGGTCCCCCGGTCGGCCCCGGGCGTCCAGCAGCGGTGGTGATGGTCATGGCATGGAGAACGGGATCATCTGCAGAAGAAGTGGTGCCAGAGTGAGAGGTGTGATGCCTGATCACTGGGAGCAGGCCTTCAGTGACCCAGGAGAGTCACTTTACATAGAGTGAGTGTCTGCTCATTCCttgaaaaaactgttaaagGAACAGCTCAGCATTTTGGAAGATGTGCTCATTCACTGTCTTcacttctctgtgtgtctgctcAATATAAAGCCAGGATGCAGGggacagttagcttagcataaagaccgGAAACAAGAGGCAACAGCCAGCCTAGCtctgtgtggaaaaaaactTATCAGCACACCAAAGTTCAGTAAACTTACGTGTTATTTTGCTCAGGATTTCCCACTGATTTTTTCTTACCTTAAGCTGAGCCAAACCCCACCCACTGAACTCTACATTGCATCACCAGAACCTAACCTAAAACATGAtgcaattaattaaataaacaagatATGACTTATTTATTAGTGAGCTGTACGATTGCTGGTTAACAAttattttttggatgttttaccCTACTTCTAGTGTTTATGCTCATCTTAGCTTAGCATACTTACCTGGCGTCTGGGTtgtcaatcttctcatctaagtAGTTGCAAGAAAGTGAATCAgtatttttgagaaaatgtccaactattctttaaaaaatattctggaGACAGTAGAGTTTCTAAGCAAAGATGTAATTCTGATTAATGGAAGGCATTTCTATTGTACAGTGCTATAATATTATATCCAATACTGttatatttcttttcttttttttttcgctTTGCCCCTTTGTCTCTCCAAGACGCAGCCCAAAGAGGACCAGCTGGCAGAGTCCTCGAGCCTCAAGCAGGGAGACCATCTACAAAAATGAATGTGAgcctctttgtttctttttctctttctttcccgCCTCTCTATGTAATTATTTGAACACTGGCAACACGTTGAACAGCCTAAATGGAGCTCCATATTTGTCACAAACGGAAGTAGCAGGCACTGCCAGCTTGTTAGAGTCAAATGAGATGGAATGAGGGTTCAGCTGAACGGCGACGTGTAAGCGATTAAAGCCTAAAGCTCAGAGCTGCTGGCAAACAGCCAGAGTCGCTGCTGATGCTGGTGGGGTCGACACGTGGATGGCATGTGACTGGCAGCATAATTTCATAATTTGGTCGCTTGCTGAAAGAATACAGACATAATCTAGTTTCTGATGTTTGTCATGATTGCAAAGTGAACCTAAGAAGCCTCTGTTGCAGTGACATGAGTTTGCCTCAGTAAACTGCAGTACACTTTTCTCACCAGCAGAAGGTGATATAATATTCATAATGGTCAGAGGTGAAACTGTTTCTTTAATTGTAATGTGACAGTGTAGACACATGTTTACACGTAAACAATTATAAATGATTGCTGCTCCTGCGACCATAACTAAGATAGGGTGAGATTAAGAGgtaaacatgaagaaaacatttaatctgtagtaacattttccacagatttGCTGATTCGAACTTTAAATAAAAGGTCCAGGATTACTGTACCTAGCTGGGTCATGCCAATGGATTTTGTTGCCAATTTTAGGATGTCCGCCTGTAATGGATTCTGCTTTTAATGCAATCTTTCCACCATATGCTTTGGTTTGTGTAGTATTTTGTTAAAAGCCATCTGGCGATCGGTTCGCGGTGTTAGGacactctctctctcaactCACTTCTGACCATTTAgctacataaaaacacacaggactgttttcactcttttctCTGATCCCTCCCTGTTGGCACGTTTTTATTCTTCACTTCCTTAAAGACGTCTGTGACTTTTCCTCGGAGGTAAGCATCATTAATATGTCAtcctctctcttgctctctgttGCTGCTGTCTTTATCTAATTCGTGACTGCCAGGGTTCACTGACCAGCCTGCGGAGCTCAGGGGTTTTcctgtgcacacacacttgACCAAGGGCTCCAGAGGCTTTGGTTTCAACATTGTGGGGGGCAGCAGGCCAAGAGAGTTCCTCCAGGTCTACAGTGTGACTGCTAGTGGACCCTCTGCCCTCAAGACAGGTAAAAGATATGATGTACCAGGGATGAGTACTGCATGGGAATGCTGGGTGAGCTGTATTTCTGTGGAGGAAATATGTCAAATTTTGTTACGTGACGAGATTTTCAAACATTCAAACAACTATTTGCATgcaattatttttgtaataGCACCAAAGTTTCCATAGCTGCAGAATGAGAGCTGCAACCGCAACTGATGTGttgaaactgaaaatagttCTTGTTTCCTCGAGCTCcagtttttgttattctaaCTCTAGTATTTTCTGATGTCCCACTGAAGCTGTAGATCACAATCAGTCCTTAATCCTCAGTGCTAGCACACGATAATCTAGCCATAACACATGCATCCACAGCGGTGCAGATTCCGTGTACAGACACACTCACATGAACGACCATACAGGCAGATATTGCTGCTCGAGGAAGCCAGAGCACAGGCTGTCTCTGCAGGGACTGATCTAGTTCATATCTGCTAATAGGCTGGTTTAGGGAGATTAGTTGTTGGATTAGTCCACAcccacacaaaacacacaaacagttttTCAATTGCAAACACATATCTCACACTTCAGGCGtatgaaaacagacaaaaacgcTAAAACAGTGATGCATAAAAACTGACTGTCAAAGTATCACAACAATCTGACTTCAgatgattaaaaatgcaaaacactaaaataaatatgttgaaACAACATcttaatctgtttgtttttgttctttgtttacTAGCGGACATCCTGGTGTACATCAACGATGTTTGTGTGCTCGGAGTGTCTCACAAAGAGGTCGTAGAGATGCTCAAGTCAGTGCCTGTGGGCCACAGTGTGGATGTAGAAGTTAGAAGAGGGTATCCGATGCTCTACAACCCCGACGGATGTCCCAAGCAGCCTCCGCCAAGGTTACTGGACAGCGGGGACCCCATCCTaccacccaccaccacccagCCTCAGCCTTTTCACCAGCTACCTCGCCTCCCAACACCCACACCCCAGACCCAGCACTTTAACTTTAACGGCTTCCACAGTGACGGGAGCTACATGGAGCCCGGGATGGCTCTAGACGCCAATGGAAACGCCATGTCTTTGGCCTCCAGACCGCTGCCCCCCTACAGGCGCTCTAGTTTGAGCAACGCTGCCTCTTCCCCTCCTGTTCGTCCGCCTCGTTCCATCAGAAGTTTAGCCAGACTGCAATCACTCGACCCAACGCTGGCCAGCCAGAGCGACAGTGAGGTTGTTTCAGCCATTGGTTCACACaggtaaaaaacacaacacattaaTAAAGATTgtaatttaagtttttaaaatttttaaatttgggTCAATTTAGATCAGCCTTGATGCCGTGCATTTATCTGTGGACCCTTGTCGCATGTTACTGTCTTACCTTGTTCCCTGTTAGTTCTCTACTATTACTATCAAATACTAAGTTTAAATTTACAGAATTGTAGAAGAATCAGTGatcttttttttagatatttgagAAAAAATGCATCAAGTACAGAACCAGCATGATTCAATGTTCCTTAAAGATTTGCTCACCTATTTTTCAGGTccagagctgcaatgattaatcagttagtCAACATGCTACTcgaatgaaaaatattttggaacttttttgataaattgttatttttaagtaaaaatgccacatttcaggatgttttttatttttttgagttGAGCTCAGCCAAACAACTAATTTAAAGAAGAAGGTTGTACTGAGAAAGTAAGTAGCAGGttatataatgataaaaataaagcagtgaATTGAAGCTTTTAATGCTAATGTGTATAGAATTATACAATATCTCAAATCAAATACTGATATTGTTTTGCTTTCAACTCCTCTTCTTCATCAGGGCATCAATGATCCGCAATCACAACAATAACTCCCTCTCGACGCCGCCTCATCCTCTACGGTACGGCACATCCAAGTCGTCAGAGAGTGACCTGTCCACATGCACCTTGTCGGGGTCTCGGCTGCCCCTCCCTCAGTCGCCACGGAGGCCCTCGTCTTCCCCCGGCGGCCCTCGCAGCCTCCACTCCCACCTGTTCAGGCCACAGACCTCACACCTCCGACCTCCGCCCACCCCAGACAGCCCCCACCACCGGGGTTTCAacggtttccatggcaacaccaGCCCCACTGCCAGTCCCAGCAGTGTGTCCTCTCCCGGGGCCATGAGTCTGGGCAGTGGAGTTGGCAGTTTCAGCGGTGGAGAGCTGGTGCCGGTGGCCTTGGCCCAGGCTGAAGGAGACAGAGGCCTCGGCTTCAGCGTGACGGCTGGAGGGCCTGGAGGCAGGATGACTGTGGTGAAGAGAGTCTGGGACAGGAAGCAGTGCAACTCCCTGCAGCCAGGGGATGCTATTGTCAAAATCAATGGAGCTGATGTCCAGAGTCTCAGTTTTGCACAGGTAATGGAGGAACGATGAGAGGAGTGTAAGGAAAAGGAACCAAGGGGCTGGGGGAAGTTTTAAGCAGTCCAGTGAAAGGGAGCTTATGTCAcaacattaatttaaatattttttagtaGCTTTAAAAGCTAAATCTATTCAGTAATGggcaaataagaaaaaaactactacactaaccctaaccccatcCACCAGTATGGTGTTTTACAGCAGGTTGTAAAATCAAAGctaatgaaattattttaaaatgacctACTTTAAATAtacttttatatttattgacAGGTACAAATAGTTTTGCAGGAACACACCAACCAGGGAGAAGTCGTTTTACTGGTTTACAGAGGAGGTAAGTGATTTTATTAACTCCACTGCAAGTGtttaatgtataat
The nucleotide sequence above comes from Amphiprion ocellaris isolate individual 3 ecotype Okinawa chromosome 8, ASM2253959v1, whole genome shotgun sequence. Encoded proteins:
- the LOC111580252 gene encoding membrane-associated guanylate kinase, WW and PDZ domain-containing protein 2 isoform X3; this encodes MYIDAFKRLLFERLNCLKRMCVCQRQGSSFAMSKTAVKKLHWRSKVQDSFVPLLGSSGELGIAVGGGADYGEFPFVTSAPGGGLTVGYIILEIGGTPVLGMTLGDVRGILNSCPHPIRIKTVSPGSTLCKDLRLYLSKCFTPGSVDSQLQQVIRENLYLRAVPCTTRQPREGEISGVDYNFVSIEEFFSLEESGALLESGKFKGNYYGTPRPVHISAESPPITYQEHRNLLRNFRTRSKSLSNLEKTAEDGINGEDDSGLSGGSAGVSSSIPLGHRSPGRPRASSSGGDGHGMENGIICRRSGARVRGVMPDHWEQAFSDPGESLYIERSPKRTSWQSPRASSRETIYKNEWFTDQPAELRGFPVHTHLTKGSRGFGFNIVGGSRPREFLQVYSVTASGPSALKTADILVYINDVCVLGVSHKEVVEMLKSVPVGHSVDVEVRRGYPMLYNPDGCPKQPPPRLLDSGDPILPPTTTQPQPFHQLPRLPTPTPQTQHFNFNGFHSDGSYMEPGMALDANGNAMSLASRPLPPYRRSSLSNAASSPPVRPPRSIRSLARLQSLDPTLASQSDSEVVSAIGSHRASMIRNHNNNSLSTPPHPLRYGTSKSSESDLSTCTLSGSRLPLPQSPRRPSSSPGGPRSLHSHLFRPQTSHLRPPPTPDSPHHRGFNGFHGNTSPTASPSSVSSPGAMSLGSGVGSFSGGELVPVALAQAEGDRGLGFSVTAGGPGGRMTVVKRVWDRKQCNSLQPGDAIVKINGADVQSLSFAQVQIVLQEHTNQGEVVLLVYRGGIYHSTVSPGSIRRLPPPLLRPPPPPVGSDTSSLLPEVLPMPRTSISTPPSPAPARSSLIQSTSFLESIPVTLTMEPKDWMNTGLEDEAGGVPMPDTGLEKQSGERTRPLRGFDVELRRKPGEGFGFVIASQDVENGKAASLLPHRFVTVRRGSPAAKSGQIRPGDRLEAVEGRSVVTLPHRELAQILRRAGNTLRLTIVPRPSTYSSTLAETSDYDPAHRGRKGQRSRPKRDSRYYSVDLDRGPSGFGFSLRGGSEYNMGLYVLGLMEGGPASRSQKMQVSDQLVEINGDSTAGMTHSQAVEQIRRGGHRIHLVLKRGNGYVPDYVELSSLSLCMTNSKLGEPCFYVIGRTENTRLVMVPAVSTESPPPPSCITPRSRVWLQ
- the LOC111580252 gene encoding membrane-associated guanylate kinase, WW and PDZ domain-containing protein 2 isoform X4, with translation MYIDAFKRLLFERLNCLKRMCVCQRQGSSFAMSKTAVKKLHWRSKVQDSFVPLLGSSGELGIAVGGGADYGEFPFVTSAPGGGLTVGYIILEIGGTPVLGMTLGDVRGILNSCPHPIRIKTVSPGSTLCKDLRLYLSKCFTPGSVDSQLQQVIRENLYLRAVPCTTRQPREGEISGVDYNFVSIEEFFSLEESGALLESGKFKGNYYGTPRPVHISAESPPITYQEHRNLLRNFRTRSKSLSNLEKTAEDGINGEDDSGLSGGSAGVSSSIPLGHRSPGRPRASSSGGDGHGMENGIICRRSGARVRGVMPDHWEQAFSDPGESLYIERSPKRTSWQSPRASSRETIYKNEWFTDQPAELRGFPVHTHLTKGSRGFGFNIVGGSRPREFLQVYSVTASGPSALKTADILVYINDVCVLGVSHKEVVEMLKSVPVGHSVDVEVRRGYPMLYNPDGCPKQPPPRLLDSGDPILPPTTTQPQPFHQLPRLPTPTPQTQHFNFNGFHSDGSYMEPGMALDANGNAMSLASRPLPPYRRSSLSNAASSPPVRPPRSIRSLARLQSLDPTLASQSDSEVVSAIGSHRASMIRNHNNNSLSTPPHPLRYGTSKSSESDLSTCTLSGSRLPLPQSPRRPSSSPGGPRSLHSHLFRPQTSHLRPPPTPDSPHHRGFNGFHGNTSPTASPSSVSSPGAMSLGSGVGSFSGGELVPVALAQAEGDRGLGFSVTAGGPGGRMTVVKRVWDRKQCNSLQPGDAIVKINGADVQSLSFAQVQIVLQEHTNQGEVVLLVYRGGIYHSTVSPGSIRRLPPPLLRPPPPPVGSDTSSLLPEVLPMPRTSISTPPSPAPARSSLIQSTSFLESIPVTLTMEPKDWMNTGLEDEAGGVPMPDTGLEKQSGERTRPLRGFDVELRRKPGEGFGFVIASQDVENGKAASLLPHRFVTVRRGSPAAKSGQIRPGDRLEAVEGRSVVTLPHRELAQILRRAGNTLRLTIVPRPSTYSSTLAETSDYDPAHRGRKGQRSRPKRDSRYYSVDLDRGPSGFGFSLRGGSEYNMGLYVLGLMEGGPASRSQKMQVSDQLVEINGDSTAGMTHSQAVEQIRRGGHRIHLVLKRGNGYVPDYVELSSLSLCMTNSKLGEPCFYVIGRTENTRP